From Nicotiana tabacum cultivar K326 chromosome 22, ASM71507v2, whole genome shotgun sequence, one genomic window encodes:
- the LOC142176122 gene encoding uncharacterized protein LOC142176122, with the protein MEDTSKVSDVGSSESLPITVDSNTNTIDTQDSKKRKAMQPRSDVWNHFDKFEVNGVGKARCRYCKQAYAANSSKNGTTGLKNHLLRCKEYPLKIAEDNSQTKINFQSCQNDEGSIWKYDQKVVRRALIEMIVTDELPFSFVENEGFMKFMRKTQPLFRLPSRRTITRNCYEVYGELSHKGEKMAKAIRDYLLEWKLDKVFTITVDNASSNDVTVKELSKQLDMWKTNMMSNKHLHVRCMAHILNLIVQDGLKELDAFVTRVRKIMRVIGVDFQLDSIPHSSQIPSKRSVEDAAVLFQYSELDSISISKMEDTSKVSDVGSSESLPITVDSNTNTIDTQDSKKRKAMQPRSDVWNHFDKFEVNGVGKARCRYCKQAYAANSSKNGTTGLKNHLLRFKEYPLKIAEDNSQTKINFQSCQNDEGSIWKFDQKVVRRALIEMIVTDELPFSFVENEGFMKFMRKTQPLFRLPSRRTITRNCYEVYGELKQNLRSSFREAQPKICLTTDTWTSLQRINYMCLTTHFIDRDWKLHKRILNFCPITSHKGEEMAKAIRDCLLEWKLDKVFTITVDNASSNDVTAKELSKQLDMWKTNMMSGKHLHVRCMTHILNLIVQDGLKELDASVTRVRKIMRYVRSSPARTLKFKQCCAHVKVECTKM; encoded by the exons ATGGAAGATACAAGTAAAGTAAGTGATGTTGGTTCTAGTGAAAGTTTACCTATTACGGTAGATAGTAACACCAACACCATTGATACTCAAGATTCCAAGAAAAGGAAAGCAATGCAGCCTAGGTCTGACGTTTGGAaccattttgataaatttgaggtTAATGGGGTTGGGAAAGCACGGTGTCGATATTGTAAACAAGCTTATGCTGCTAATTCATCTAAGAATGGAACAACAGGATTGAAGAATCATTTGCTTAGATGCAAAGAATACCCACTTAAAATTGCAGAAGATAATAGTCAAACAAAGATAAATTTTCAATCTTGCCAAAATGATGAAGGATCAATTTGGAAATATGATCAAAAAGTGGTTAGGAGGGCCTTAATTGAGATGATAGTTACTGATGAACTACCATTTAGCTTTGTAGAAAATGAAGGCTTTATGAAGTTTATGAGAAAAACTCAACCATTATTTCGTCTTCCTTCTCGTAGAACAATAACAAGGAATTGTTATGAAGTTTACGGTGAATTGAG TCATAAGGGTGAAAAGATGGCTAAAGCTATTAGGGATTATTTGCTTGAATGGAAATTAGACAAGGTTTTCACTATTACTGTGGACAATGCTTCTTCAAATGATGTCACTGTCAAAGAATTGTCTAAACAGTTAGATATGTGGAAAACTAATATGATGAGTAATAAACATCTTCATGTGAGATGCATGGCTCATATACTAAATCTAATTGTGCAAGATGGTTTGAAAGAACTTGATGCTTTTGTGACACGTGTTAGAAAAATTATGAG GGTTATAGGCGTCGATTTCCAGCTCGATTCGATTCCTCACTCCTCACAAATTCCGAGCAAACGAAGTGTCGAAGACGCTGCTGTCCTGTTCCAGTATTCCGAGCTCgattcaatttcaatttcaaag ATGGAAGATACAAGTAAAGTAAGTGATGTTGGTTCTAGTGAAAGTTTACCTATTACGGTAGATAGTAACACCAACACCATTGATACTCAAGATTCCAAGAAAAGGAAAGCAATGCAACCTAGGTCTGACGTTTGGAaccattttgataaatttgaggtTAATGGGGTTGGGAAAGCACGGTGTCGATATTGTAAACAAGCTTATGCTGCTAATTCATCTAAGAATGGAACAACAGGATTGAAGAATCATTTGCTTAGATTCAAAGAATACCCACTTAAAATTGCAGAAGATAATAGTCAAACAAAGATAAATTTTCAATCTTGCCAAAATGATGAAGGAtcaatttggaaatttgatcaaaaAGTGGTTAGGAGGGCCTTAATTGAGATGATAGTTACTGATGAACTACCATTTAGCTTTGTAGAAAATGAAGGCTTTATGAAGTTTATGAGAAAAACTCAACCACTATTTCGTCTTCCTTCTCGTAGAACAATAACAAGGAATTGTTATGAAGTTTACGGTGAATTGAAGCAAAATCTAAGAAGTTCTTTTAGAGAAGCACAACCAAAAATTTGCCTAACAACAGACACTTGGACTTCATtacaaagaataaattatatgtgtttgacaacccacttcattgatagggattggaagttgcataaaagaatacttaATTTTTGCCCTATCACTAGTCATAAGGGTGAAGAGATGGCTAAAGCTATTAGGGATTGTTTGCTTGAATGGAAATTAGACAAGGTTTTCACTATTACTGTGGACAATGCTTCTTCAAATGATGTCACTGCCAAAGAATTGTCTAAACAGTTAGATATGTGGAAAACTAATATGATGAGTGGTAAACATCTTCATGTGAGATGCATGACTCATATACTAAATCTAATTGTGCAAGATGGTTTGAAAGAACTTGATGCTTCTGTGACACGTGTTAGAAAAATTATGAGGTATGTGAGATCTTCGCCTGCAAGGACCTTAAAGTTTAAACAGTGTTGTGCACATGTAAAGGTAGAATGTACCAAAatgtag